ACTTCATCTCCTCCATCCCCGCCGCGGGCTTGATGGAGATGCCGCCCGCGTCGAAGGTGAGGCCCTTGCCCACGAGCACCACCGGCTTGTCCTCCTTGCCCCCGCCGCGGTGCTCCAGGACGATGAACCGCGGCTCCTCGGCCGATCCGGCGGCGACGGCGAGGATGGCCTTCATCCCCTCCTTCTCCATCTCCTTCGGCCCGAGGATGGTGCACTTCAGCCCGCCCTCGCGCGCGATCCGCTGCGCCGTCTCGGCCAGGTACGTGGGCGTAGCCACATTGCCCGGGCGGTTACCCAGGTCGCGCGCCAGCCACTCCGCGCGCGCCAGCACCTCGCCGACGCGCGCCCCCGCCTCGGCCGCCGCCGTGTCGCCGTCCACGAGCAGCGTCACGGCTTCGGCCTTCGTCTCCGGCGCGTCGTCATCCTTCGACTTCAGCTCGGTGAAGGTGTAGGAGCCCAGCACCGCGCCCTCCGCCGCCGCCTGAGCCGCCCGCTTGCCGTCGACAGAGGATGCCGGCAGGAGCAGCGTGAACGACGCGGCGCGCGACGTGGCGGCCTGCTTGGCCCCGGCGCCGGCGACGCGGCGGATGCGCTCCGCATCGACCTTGTCCGCCTTGCCCATGCCGACGACGAGCACGCGCTCCGGCCCGCCGTTCTTCGACGACGGGTAGAGGAGCGCCGTCTCGCCGTCCTTCCCGCGGAAGTCGCCGCGCGCCAGGAGCGCGGCCACGATGCCGCCGAGCGCCGCGTCCAGCGCCGCCGCGGCGCCCTCGGGCAGCGAGCCGCCCTCGGGCAGGGGCAACACCAGGAGCGGCGATTCCTTGACGGCGCTGTCGGAACGGGCGACGGTGATCTTCATGGCCAGGGTCGTGAGGTCGGTGAGTGTGCGGCTGCGGCATGCAGGACGCGCGCGGTACGCCGCGGCGCGTGCGGCATCCGCCGGAGCCGCCAATCTGCATCGTCCGGGCGCGGCGGGGCAACCGTTACGGGACGAGCTGGACGGACGAAGCCGGCGCGCAGGGTTGGAACCCCCGCGCGCCGGCCATGTTTCCCCTGCCCTACATGTTCTCGACGATCTTCCGTCCGAACTCCGAGCACGACACCTTGGTCGCGCCCTCCATCATCCGCTCGAAGTCGTACGTGACGGTCTTCTTCGCGATGGCGCCCTCCAGGCCCTTGATGACCAGGTCGGCCGCCTCGGTCCAGCCCATGTACCGCAGCATCATCTCGCCCGAGAGGATCACGGAGCCGGGGTTGACCATGTCCTTGCCCGCGTACTTGGGCGCGGTGCCGTGCGTGGCCTCGAAGATGGCGTGGCCGGTCACGTAGTTGATGTTGGCGCCCGGCGCGATGCCGATGCCGCCCACCTGCGCCGCCAGCGCGTCGGAGACGTAGTCGCCGTTCAGGTTCAGCGTCGCCACCACCTCGTAGTCCTTGGCGCGCGTGAGGATCTGCTGCAGGAAGGCGTCGGCGATGCTGTCCTTGATCACGATTCTGCCGGCCGCCTCGGCCTCCTTCTGCGCCTGGTCGGCCGCGTCGCCGCCGCGGTCGGCCTTGATGCGGTCGTACTCCGCCCACGTGAAGGTCCGGTCGCCGAACTCGCGCTCGGCCAGCTCGTAGCCCCACGTCTTGAAGGCGCCCTCGGTGAACTTCATGATGTTGCCCTTGTGCACCAGCGTCACCGAGCGCCGCCCGTTGGCGATGGCGTTCAGGATCGCCGCGCGCACCAGGCGCTCCGTGCCCTCGCGGCTCACCGGCTTGATGCCGAAGCCGCTCGTCTCCGGGAAGCGCACCTTCTTGAAGCGGTCCGGGAAGGCCTCGGCGACGAGGGCGGCGAAGCGCTTCGCATCTTCCGTCCCCTCCTCGAACTCGATGCCGGCGTAGATGTCCTCGGTGTTCTCGCGGAAGATCACCATGTCCACGTCGCCCGGCTTCTTCACCGGCGAGGGCACGCCCTCGAACCAGCGGACGGGGCGCACGCACGCGTACAGGTCCAGCACCTGCCGCAGCGCCACGTTCAGCGAACGGATGCCGCCGCCCACGGGCGTGGTGAGCGGGCCCTTGATGCCGACGAGGTACTCGCGGAAGGCGTCGAGCGTGGCGTCGGGGAGCCAGCTGCCGGTGAGGTCGAAGGCCTTCTCGCCCGCCAGCACCTCCATCCAGCGGATGCGGCGCTCGCCGCCGTACGCCTTCTCCACCGCCGCGTCCAGCACCGGCTGCGACGCCGCCCAGATGTCGGGCCCCGTGCCGTCGCCTTCGATGAAGGGGAGGATGGGGTTGCTCGGCACGCTCAGCACGCCGCCGGAGATGGTGACGCGCTCGCCGTCGGCGGGCACGGTGGGCTGCCAGGTGTTCGCCATATGCTCTCTGAGGAGTGGTCGGTGGTGCGAAACGAAAGCCGGGGCGCGGCGGGCCTGCCGCCGCGCCCCGGAAGAGCGTGCCTGAACCCTCGCGCGCCTAGCGCTCGCCGATGGGCTTGACCTTCAGCCCGCGCGGGCCGGTGTACTCGGCCTCGGGGCGGATCAGGCGGTTGGTGGCGTACTGCTCGAAGAGGTGCGCCGTCCACCCCGGCGTGCGCGCGATGGC
This Longimicrobiaceae bacterium DNA region includes the following protein-coding sequences:
- a CDS encoding leucyl aminopeptidase, whose product is MKITVARSDSAVKESPLLVLPLPEGGSLPEGAAAALDAALGGIVAALLARGDFRGKDGETALLYPSSKNGGPERVLVVGMGKADKVDAERIRRVAGAGAKQAATSRAASFTLLLPASSVDGKRAAQAAAEGAVLGSYTFTELKSKDDDAPETKAEAVTLLVDGDTAAAEAGARVGEVLARAEWLARDLGNRPGNVATPTYLAETAQRIAREGGLKCTILGPKEMEKEGMKAILAVAAGSAEEPRFIVLEHRGGGKEDKPVVLVGKGLTFDAGGISIKPAAGMEEMKFDMCGGAAVLGAMQAIAELHVPLNVVGIVPSSENLLGSKAMKPGDVIGTHLGKTVEVVNTDAEGRLILADALSYAHRYAPAAIVDAATLTGAVVIGLGHQATGAMANDEALLAEVRAAGDLAGQSCWPLPMYDEYREQIKSDYADIKNSGGRPAGTITAAWFLREFVGDFPWVHLDVAGTAWGDGKLPYQAKGSTGVPTRTFVEWVLARAG
- the icd gene encoding NADP-dependent isocitrate dehydrogenase encodes the protein MANTWQPTVPADGERVTISGGVLSVPSNPILPFIEGDGTGPDIWAASQPVLDAAVEKAYGGERRIRWMEVLAGEKAFDLTGSWLPDATLDAFREYLVGIKGPLTTPVGGGIRSLNVALRQVLDLYACVRPVRWFEGVPSPVKKPGDVDMVIFRENTEDIYAGIEFEEGTEDAKRFAALVAEAFPDRFKKVRFPETSGFGIKPVSREGTERLVRAAILNAIANGRRSVTLVHKGNIMKFTEGAFKTWGYELAEREFGDRTFTWAEYDRIKADRGGDAADQAQKEAEAAGRIVIKDSIADAFLQQILTRAKDYEVVATLNLNGDYVSDALAAQVGGIGIAPGANINYVTGHAIFEATHGTAPKYAGKDMVNPGSVILSGEMMLRYMGWTEAADLVIKGLEGAIAKKTVTYDFERMMEGATKVSCSEFGRKIVENM